In the genome of Shewanella glacialimarina, one region contains:
- a CDS encoding DUF2788 domain-containing protein, producing the protein MLNQYMEQIETFGLNFFFAAIFFFIGMAISDVLKQGNVPKFGRYVVWSVLFLGCAGFVAKGIIQMTWEGSGIG; encoded by the coding sequence ATGCTCAATCAATATATGGAACAAATTGAAACCTTTGGCTTAAATTTCTTTTTTGCAGCAATTTTCTTTTTTATCGGCATGGCTATAAGCGATGTGCTAAAGCAAGGCAACGTACCAAAATTTGGACGTTATGTTGTATGGAGCGTATTATTTTTAGGCTGTGCAGGTTTTGTGGCAAAAGGCATTATTCAAATGACCTGGGAAGGCTCAGGTATTGGTTAA
- a CDS encoding alpha/beta fold hydrolase, with the protein MHYVISGAGEPVILIHGLFGNLDNLKSLGTSLENDFQVVRVDLPNHGLSEHWSTMDYPSLAKAIIALIDELGFNSVKIVGHSMGGKIAMATALLYPERVNSLVVADIAPVTYQPRHQTVFAGLSSLVLDKDTNRKTALVHLINSGIDEGTAQFLLKNLQRTDDGFEWKMNLTGLINCYDRIIGWQLTDDHRPLHYDKPCLFIRGDESNYVMAEHRDAIVAQFPQVSAKTINGAGHWLHAQKPEIFNRIVANFLR; encoded by the coding sequence ATGCATTACGTCATCTCAGGCGCTGGTGAGCCGGTCATTTTAATTCACGGTTTGTTTGGAAATTTAGATAACTTAAAGTCTTTAGGCACGTCACTTGAAAATGATTTTCAAGTCGTTCGAGTTGACTTGCCTAATCATGGCCTAAGTGAGCATTGGTCGACAATGGATTACCCCAGCCTAGCTAAGGCAATCATTGCATTGATAGATGAGTTAGGATTTAACTCAGTTAAAATAGTGGGTCATTCCATGGGCGGAAAAATCGCTATGGCGACTGCCCTATTGTATCCAGAGCGCGTTAACAGTCTTGTGGTCGCTGATATTGCCCCAGTGACATATCAACCTCGCCATCAAACGGTGTTTGCTGGCCTAAGTTCATTAGTGTTAGATAAAGATACCAATCGCAAAACCGCATTGGTGCATTTAATCAATTCCGGCATTGATGAAGGCACTGCCCAGTTTTTACTGAAAAATTTACAAAGAACAGATGACGGCTTTGAATGGAAGATGAACTTAACTGGGCTAATTAACTGTTACGACCGTATTATTGGCTGGCAGTTAACCGATGATCATCGTCCACTGCATTACGATAAACCTTGTTTGTTTATTCGTGGTGATGAGTCTAACTATGTCATGGCGGAACATCGCGATGCTATCGTTGCGCAATTTCCACAGGTGAGTGCAAAAACAATCAATGGCGCAGGTCATTGGTTGCATGCGCAAAAGCCTGAAATATTTAATCGGATAGTGGCAAATTTTTTACGTTAA
- the seqA gene encoding replication initiation negative regulator SeqA yields MKYIEIDEELYRFIASKTERIGESASEILRRLLDLPVESVTDQRPESISQPGLDALDANTRDALFNKAKTIVEQLVNHRAQTRTEPALAVAPTAIESHQVKAENPATADIPLAIAETQTHSSRNAQKIDFNTVVNEHLIAQQKGAVGRFMFLLDALAVQAGKDFEQVLQIQGKGRLYFAQSKQALLDASQSANPKEIGQSGYWVTTNNNTAKKQTILSEVLVHLGCDAIKASTIAQYI; encoded by the coding sequence ATGAAATACATTGAAATTGATGAAGAACTTTATCGTTTTATTGCCAGTAAAACTGAAAGAATTGGCGAAAGCGCTTCTGAAATTTTGCGTCGTTTATTGGATCTTCCAGTCGAGTCTGTCACAGATCAGCGCCCAGAATCAATTAGTCAGCCAGGCTTAGATGCGCTTGATGCCAATACAAGAGATGCGTTATTTAATAAAGCCAAAACAATCGTTGAGCAATTAGTTAACCATCGTGCACAAACTCGCACAGAACCTGCTTTAGCAGTTGCACCTACTGCTATTGAATCTCATCAGGTAAAAGCTGAAAATCCTGCCACCGCAGACATTCCTCTTGCAATTGCTGAAACCCAGACTCATTCGAGTAGAAACGCACAAAAAATTGATTTTAATACCGTGGTTAATGAGCACTTAATTGCACAACAAAAGGGCGCTGTGGGACGGTTCATGTTTTTGCTCGACGCATTAGCGGTTCAAGCGGGTAAAGACTTTGAGCAAGTATTACAAATCCAAGGAAAAGGGCGTTTATATTTTGCTCAATCTAAACAAGCGTTATTAGATGCCAGCCAATCCGCTAACCCAAAAGAAATTGGCCAAAGTGGCTATTGGGTTACAACCAATAATAATACTGCAAAGAAACAAACTATTTTATCAGAAGTGTTAGTTCATTTAGGGTGTGACGCCATTAAAGCATCGACCATAGCGCAATATATTTAA
- the pgm gene encoding phosphoglucomutase (alpha-D-glucose-1,6-bisphosphate-dependent): MAIHERAGTLALQSDLVNIPKLMSYYYRMIPNVADVQQKVTFGTSGHRGSAFNCSFNQIHIWAITQAVIDYRQSANITGPMIVGYDTHALSYAAFMSVVEVLTANQVKVLIQANDGFTPTPVVSQAIICANASAKGSAHLTDGLIITPSHNPPQDGGIKYNPPHGGPAEGAITKIIEDKANAYLTQQLSGVKKVNFGAALASGWLQEVDFIAPYVDSLADVIDFDAIRKANLRLGVDPLGGSGIYYWQHIARKYDLDITLVNEKVDPTFSFMTLDKDGKIRMDCSSPYAMAGLLAHSENYDLCVGNDPDYDRHGIVCPGFGLMNPNHYLAVAIDYLISHRPQWSEKLSIGKTLVSSAMIDRVCASLNRTCLEVPVGFKWFVDGLANNTIAFGGEESAGAAFLKRDGSTWCTDKDGFILALLALEITAVTGKTPAQRYQELTAQFGESFYTRIDSPISLKKKVKFELLNSDSFTDTVLAGEPITAILSHAPGNNAAIGGIKVTTENGWFAARPSGTEALFKIYAESFISQQHLDNIITQAQQMIDNALKG, from the coding sequence GTGGCCATACATGAGCGTGCAGGGACGTTAGCATTGCAATCGGATTTAGTGAATATTCCTAAATTAATGAGTTATTACTACCGGATGATCCCCAATGTTGCCGATGTGCAACAAAAGGTGACTTTTGGTACGTCTGGCCATAGAGGCAGTGCATTCAATTGCAGTTTTAATCAAATTCATATTTGGGCGATTACACAAGCTGTGATTGATTATCGACAGTCGGCTAATATTACCGGCCCTATGATTGTGGGTTATGACACTCATGCGTTATCTTATGCAGCGTTTATGTCGGTTGTAGAAGTGTTAACCGCCAACCAGGTTAAAGTACTTATCCAAGCTAATGATGGTTTTACGCCTACACCTGTTGTTTCACAGGCAATAATTTGTGCTAATGCTTCAGCTAAAGGCTCTGCTCACTTAACTGACGGATTAATCATTACCCCTTCGCATAATCCGCCACAGGATGGTGGGATTAAATATAATCCGCCCCATGGTGGGCCTGCCGAAGGCGCAATTACTAAAATTATTGAAGATAAAGCCAATGCTTATTTAACCCAACAACTCAGTGGCGTTAAAAAAGTAAATTTTGGGGCAGCGTTAGCATCGGGTTGGCTACAAGAGGTTGATTTTATTGCACCCTATGTTGACTCTTTAGCTGATGTAATTGATTTTGATGCTATTAGAAAAGCAAATTTGCGTTTGGGCGTAGATCCTTTAGGCGGCTCTGGCATTTATTACTGGCAACATATTGCTAGAAAGTATGATTTAGATATCACCTTGGTCAATGAAAAGGTCGATCCTACATTCAGCTTTATGACATTAGATAAAGACGGCAAAATTCGTATGGACTGCTCATCGCCTTACGCCATGGCTGGGTTACTTGCACACAGTGAAAACTATGATTTATGTGTAGGAAACGATCCAGATTATGATCGTCATGGCATTGTTTGCCCAGGCTTTGGCTTGATGAACCCAAACCACTATTTAGCCGTTGCCATTGATTATTTAATTAGCCACCGTCCGCAGTGGTCTGAAAAACTGTCTATTGGTAAAACACTAGTGTCCAGTGCCATGATAGACCGCGTATGTGCAAGTTTGAACCGAACTTGCTTAGAAGTGCCGGTTGGATTTAAATGGTTTGTCGATGGCTTAGCCAATAACACCATCGCCTTTGGTGGTGAAGAAAGTGCCGGTGCAGCATTCTTAAAGCGTGACGGCAGCACTTGGTGTACTGACAAAGATGGCTTTATCTTAGCGCTACTGGCCCTTGAAATTACTGCTGTGACGGGCAAAACACCCGCACAACGTTATCAGGAATTAACGGCTCAATTTGGTGAAAGTTTTTACACTCGAATAGATAGCCCAATTAGTCTCAAGAAAAAAGTAAAGTTTGAATTGTTAAACAGTGACAGCTTTACCGATACTGTATTAGCCGGTGAGCCGATAACGGCAATACTGTCCCATGCACCAGGTAATAATGCGGCAATCGGCGGTATTAAAGTGACCACAGAAAATGGTTGGTTTGCGGCGCGTCCATCAGGCACTGAGGCGTTATTCAAAATATATGCTGAAAGTTTTATCAGTCAGCAGCATTTGGACAATATCATTACTCAAGCGCAACAAATGATTGATAACGCCCTAAAAGGCTAA